The Rhodanobacteraceae bacterium region AGTACCGCCCAGGAAGACATCCATGCCCTGATGATCGCGCATGCGCGCCGTGGTCAGGTGGTCGTACGCCTGAAGGGCGGTGATCCCTTTGTGTTCGGCCGCGGCGGTGAGGAACTCGAAGCGCTGCGCGCAGCGGGCATTGCCTATGCGGTCGTGCCGGGGATCACCGCAGCGGTGGCCTGCGCCGCCTATGCCGGCATCCCGCTGACCCATCGTGACCACGCCCAGTCGGTGCGCCTGGCCACCGCCCATTGCGCCCGCTCCATCGATACCCTGGATTGGCGCGCTCTGGCCGTGGAGCGCCAGACCCTGGCGCTGTACATGGCCAGGGCGCAACTGGACATCGTGCGCCAACGGCTGCTCGAACACGGCCGCAGCGCCGATACCCCGGTGGCGCTGGTCGAGAACGGCTCGCGCCGCGAACAGCGGGTCATCGTCGGCACGCTGGCGGAATTGCCGGAACTGGCGCGCGATCACCAGCTGAAATCACCGTCGTTGCTGTACATCGGTGAGGTTGCGGCATTGGCCAGCGAACTCGGCTGGTTTGGGCAGGCGCCCATTGAGGGCCGGCTTGCGGCGATGGCGGCAGCTGCGTAGGCAGGGGCGACGGGGCACGGGGCACGGGGCACGGGGAAAGGCTACGGGCTTCGGTCGCTTGCAGGTTCAGACTCGTCTGGACGCTGTCCCGTCATCGCGCCAAGAGCGTGTAGCCCGTTGTGCCGCGCAGCGGCTCAGCGGGGCTCTATCGCGTCGACGCCCGGATATCGAAGATCCGCAGGGGCCTCAGCGAATGATCTGATTCATCTCGAAGATCGGCAGCAGGATGGCCAGCACCATGAACAGCACCAGTGCGCCCATGACCACGATCAGCAGCGGTTCGAGGATGGCAACGAAGGCGCCCAGGGCGCCCTGCACCTGTTTTTCCTGCAGATCGGCAGCGTGATCGAGCATGGGTTCCAGTTCGCCGCTCTTCTCGCCGCTGCCCACCAGTCGCGTCAGCAGCGGTGGAAAACGTCCGCTTTCGGCCAGCGCCCGGCTCAGGCTGCCGCCCTCGCGCACGCGGGCGATGGCGGCGCTGATGGCTTCTCGCAGCGGCAGCAAGGTCAGCGTGGCGGAGCCCAGACGCAGCGCTTCCAGCAAGGGCACCGAGGCGGCGGTAGCAATCGACAGCGTCCGCGAGAAGCGCGCCGTGTCCTGGGCCCGCAGCAACTGGCCGATCAGGGGCACCCGCATCAGCAAGGCGTGCCAGCGGCTGCGGAAAGCCGGTCGCGCCAGCGCCAGTCTGAAGGCCACCAGCGCGGCCACGGCGGCCATCAGCAACCACGGCCCGAAAGTGCGCACGAAGGCACTCATCGCCAGCAACATGCGCGTAGGCCAGGGCAACTCGGTCTGCAGTTGTTCGAACACGCCAACCACCTGCGGCACCACATAACCCAGCAAGCCGGCCACGATGGCGAAGGCCACCAGCGACAGCAGCGCCGGATAGATCAGGGCGGCGATCACGCGCTGGCCGATCTGCTGGCGCTCTTCGAGGAATCCGGCCAGGCGTTCGAGCACCCGATCAAGCTTGCCCGACTGCTCGCCGGCCGCCACCGCCGAGCGGTAGAGCTCGGGGAAGCTCTCCGGGAAGTCGCCCAGACAATCGGCCAGGGTGCGGCCTTCCATCAACTTGGAACGCACCGCCACCAGCATGCGCTGGGCGCGGGCATCACCGCTCTGTTCGGCCAGCGCCGACAGCGCCTCGTCCAGCGGCAGGCCGGCACGGACCAACGTCGCCCACTGCCGCGTCAGCACGGCGAGGTCCGAGGCCGCAATGCCGCGCCCGAACAACTCCTTGAACTCGCGCCGTGGCGCCTGTTCGCGGACTTCGGACATCTCCAGCGGCACCAGCCCCTGATCGCGCAACACCTGGCGCACGGCCTTGGGCGTGTCTCCCTGAAGCACGCCCTTGTGGGTGCGACCGGCCTGATCCAGCGCCTGGTATTCGAAAGCGGGCATTGGTGGTGGGCGTCAGTGGTTCAGTGTCAGCGGTCAAGCATAGTGCAGCGGACCCTTGCTGGTCTGCGTTGGCAAGCAACGGGCCACACCGACACGCCGCATTCGCGCCGATCGGCGCAATATGCCAGCATTGTCTGGAATCTTACGCGGAACCCAAGCATGCCCAAGAAGTTGCCCGCCGCGGCTGCTGCCACAGCCTCCGCTGCCGAGTCCTCGGCCTCGGAACGCATTCGAGCGCGTATCCTGGCCTCCGGTCAGCGCTTCAATGCCAATGACAACATCGCCGCGTTCATCGAACCGGGCGAGCTGGATGAGTTGCTGACCGAAGTCCAGCAGCAGATGGCCGGGGTCTTGCGCACGCTGGTGATCGACACCGACAGCGATCACAACACCCAGGACACGGCCCGGCGCGTGGCCAAGATGTATCTCAATGAGGTCTTCCGCGGGCGTTATGTGGCGGCACCGCCGGTCACCGAGTTTCCCAATGTCGAGCAGCTGAACGAGCTGATGATCGTCGGCCCGATCACGGTGCGCAGTGCCTGTTCGCATCATTTCTGCCCGATTCTGGGCAAGGTCTGGATCGGGGTGATGCCCAACGAGCATTCCAATCTGATCGGGCTGTCCAAGTACGCGCGCCTGACCGAGTGGGTGATGAGCCGGCCGCAGATCCAGGAGGAGGCCGTGACCCAGTTGTCCAGCCTGCTCTACGACATGATGCAGCCCGATGGCCTGGCGCTGGTGATGGAGGCCGACCATTTCTGCATGCACTGGCGCGGCGTCAAGGACATGGATTCGAAGATGATCAACAGCGTCATGCGTGGCTCATTCCTGAAGGACGCCAATTTGCGTCGGGAATTCCTGAGCCTGCTCAACCGCAACAAATCCTGAGGCTATCGTCATGTTGGTTCGTTTGCTGTACGCCAGTCGCACCAGTGCCAAGCTCACGCCGAAGATGATCGAAGCCATCCTGGCCTCGTCGCGCAAGCACAATCCCGAGAGTGGCATCACCGGCATCCTCTGCCACGGTGGCGATGTCTTCCTGCAGGTGCTGGAAGGCGGTCGCGACGCCGTCAATGCGCTGTACAACCAGATCACCCGGGACCCGCGCCACGAGCATGTAGTGATCCTGCATTACGAAGAGGTCACCGAGCGCCGTTTTGCCGGCTGGACCATGGGTCAGGTCAATCTGGCCAAGATCAACCCCTCGCTGCTGCTGAAATACTCGGAACGCGCAGTGCTTGACCCGTTTGCAGTATCGGGCAAGGTCTCGATGGCGCTGCTGGAAGAACTGATTGCCACCGCCTCGATCCTCGGTCGCGCCGCCTGCCACAGCGGTGGCGAAGGCTGAGCCCGGTCAGCGAGCCGCGACCCGATCGCCAAGCAAGGCTTGCCGCTGGCAGACGCCTGCTGGCAAGCCTTGATCCGTTTACAATTTGAGACTAATGTGGCGACTGGAGATTCCAACAAGGAGCCACGGCCATGCGTTTGCGGATACTTCTGGCGGGGATGATCGGACTGGCGCTTTCCCCGGCCCACGCTCAGGTACTGGGTTTTGACGGCGATGGTTTCGAGACCTGTCCGCATCAGGTGTTGAGCATTACCTCGACCAGCGCCTGGGCCGGCACTTTTTCCGGGTCATTTCCTTCGGTCTTCGGTGTGCACCGCATCATCGTGCCATCGAACGGCAGCAGCGTATTCGCGTTTCAAGCTCCAATGACGCCGCAGAGCGGCACACTGCAGGTTCAGAACGACCTCGATGTCATCGGTGAATCGGTAATCAGCCTCTCGCGCTGCCCGTCGGTGTACCCGATCAATCCACCGTCCTGCCTCGCAGGGCCTGCCGCCGCGAATGCGCTGGACTTCACCACCGATCCCAATGGCCAGGGATGTCTGCTGGAACCCGGCCAGACCTACTTCTT contains the following coding sequences:
- the gspF gene encoding type II secretion system inner membrane protein GspF, producing MPAFEYQALDQAGRTHKGVLQGDTPKAVRQVLRDQGLVPLEMSEVREQAPRREFKELFGRGIAASDLAVLTRQWATLVRAGLPLDEALSALAEQSGDARAQRMLVAVRSKLMEGRTLADCLGDFPESFPELYRSAVAAGEQSGKLDRVLERLAGFLEERQQIGQRVIAALIYPALLSLVAFAIVAGLLGYVVPQVVGVFEQLQTELPWPTRMLLAMSAFVRTFGPWLLMAAVAALVAFRLALARPAFRSRWHALLMRVPLIGQLLRAQDTARFSRTLSIATAASVPLLEALRLGSATLTLLPLREAISAAIARVREGGSLSRALAESGRFPPLLTRLVGSGEKSGELEPMLDHAADLQEKQVQGALGAFVAILEPLLIVVMGALVLFMVLAILLPIFEMNQIIR
- a CDS encoding GTP cyclohydrolase I, which gives rise to MPKKLPAAAAATASAAESSASERIRARILASGQRFNANDNIAAFIEPGELDELLTEVQQQMAGVLRTLVIDTDSDHNTQDTARRVAKMYLNEVFRGRYVAAPPVTEFPNVEQLNELMIVGPITVRSACSHHFCPILGKVWIGVMPNEHSNLIGLSKYARLTEWVMSRPQIQEEAVTQLSSLLYDMMQPDGLALVMEADHFCMHWRGVKDMDSKMINSVMRGSFLKDANLRREFLSLLNRNKS
- a CDS encoding BLUF domain-containing protein; its protein translation is MLVRLLYASRTSAKLTPKMIEAILASSRKHNPESGITGILCHGGDVFLQVLEGGRDAVNALYNQITRDPRHEHVVILHYEEVTERRFAGWTMGQVNLAKINPSLLLKYSERAVLDPFAVSGKVSMALLEELIATASILGRAACHSGGEG